A stretch of Acidimicrobiia bacterium DNA encodes these proteins:
- a CDS encoding pirin family protein → MPSQPIVELVELGMPWTGLDPFIFTVHHRDFYPAGNELLGPVESLAGRQLGADFSYRDGWSMYHGDVVPGFPQHPHRGFETVTVVRRGYVDHSDSLGATARYGEGDVQWLTTGSGIMHAEMFPLINHDGSNPLELFQIWLNLPPESKMVQAYFGMLWGEDIPTIAGGPGVTVDVIAGGIGDAAPPSPPPDSWGSRGDSHLAIWLIRLEPGAAWTLPTAPADVNRMVHFFDGSTATVGASSIERGVGVRLRAEVETAVVNTGDPAEMLLLQGRPIGAPVFQMGPFVMNTPEELRQAVEDYRRTQFGGWPWSTPSPVHARTDGRFALHADGSIEHRDFQPAT, encoded by the coding sequence ATGCCGTCGCAGCCGATCGTCGAGCTCGTCGAACTGGGCATGCCGTGGACCGGCCTCGACCCGTTCATCTTCACGGTGCACCATCGGGACTTCTATCCGGCCGGCAACGAATTGCTCGGTCCCGTGGAATCTCTCGCGGGTCGCCAGCTCGGGGCCGACTTCTCGTACCGGGACGGTTGGAGCATGTATCACGGCGACGTGGTGCCCGGGTTCCCGCAGCATCCTCATCGTGGCTTCGAGACGGTCACGGTGGTTCGCCGTGGCTACGTCGACCACTCCGACTCGCTCGGGGCGACCGCCCGATACGGCGAGGGCGACGTCCAGTGGCTCACCACGGGGTCCGGGATCATGCACGCCGAGATGTTCCCTCTGATCAACCACGATGGTTCCAACCCGCTCGAGTTGTTTCAGATCTGGTTGAACCTCCCGCCGGAGTCGAAGATGGTGCAGGCCTACTTCGGGATGCTCTGGGGCGAGGACATCCCCACGATCGCAGGCGGGCCCGGCGTGACCGTCGACGTCATCGCGGGAGGCATCGGCGACGCCGCACCGCCGTCGCCGCCTCCGGACTCGTGGGGCTCGCGCGGCGACTCGCACCTCGCCATCTGGCTGATCCGTCTCGAGCCGGGGGCCGCATGGACGCTGCCGACCGCTCCGGCCGACGTGAATCGCATGGTGCACTTCTTCGACGGGTCCACGGCAACCGTCGGGGCATCGTCGATCGAGCGCGGCGTCGGCGTCCGTCTGCGCGCCGAGGTCGAGACGGCGGTCGTCAACACCGGGGATCCCGCCGAGATGCTGCTTCTGCAGGGGAGACCGATCGGGGCGCCCGTCTTCCAGATGGGCCCATTCGTGATGAACACCCCGGAGGAGCTGCGCCAAGCCGTCGAGGACTACCGCAGGACGCAGTTCGGCGGCTGGCCATGGTCGACGCCGAGCCCGGTGCACGCCAGGACGGACGGCCGTTTCGCCCTGCATGCCGACGGCAGCATCGAGCACCGCGACTTCCAGCCGGCCACCTGA
- a CDS encoding peptide ligase PGM1-related protein, which translates to MTPIDVHDQAAYDRLQGKLVPLWHSIERLNNDEQTIVVVPSVEVDLQLTAPEVQAYEERYLFLLLLLRQPRARLVYVTGQPIDSDIVDYYLDLLPGVVSSHARRRLYLLSPMEATPRPLSHKLLERPRMLARIRSLVPDPDRAHLVPFMATWADRELAMRLGIPMYGADPRDSHLGTKSAGRKLFAEVGIDHPIGREDLNRQADVADAIVSMRAERPGIESAIAKHNEGVSGFGNATIDLRDLPPAGHPDERSAVEARVRSLAIEMPGATADNYFEVLAHEGGIVEERIVADEIRSPSVQLRITPLGDVELLSTHDQVLGGPTGQMFLGSRFPAERGYAGLISNDARRVGERLADLGVIGRFAIDFVVTRSGGGRWSSHAIELNLRKGGTTHPFLTLQFLTDGAYDGTSGVFHAPSGQAKHYMASDHVEADGLRRFTPHDVIDMALLGGLHFDQARQVGSVFHMLSALPAHGRLGVTSVGDSPEDAQQRYDEAVGALLDEAAQEADEAGR; encoded by the coding sequence ATGACACCGATCGACGTTCACGATCAGGCCGCCTACGACAGGCTGCAGGGCAAGCTCGTCCCGCTGTGGCACTCGATCGAGCGGCTCAACAACGACGAGCAGACGATCGTCGTCGTCCCGTCAGTGGAGGTGGATCTCCAGCTGACCGCGCCCGAGGTGCAGGCGTACGAGGAGCGCTACCTGTTCCTGCTCCTGCTGCTGCGCCAGCCGCGGGCGCGCCTCGTGTACGTGACCGGCCAGCCGATCGATTCGGACATCGTCGACTACTACCTGGACCTGCTTCCGGGGGTGGTGTCGAGCCACGCCAGGAGGCGGCTCTACCTCCTCTCGCCCATGGAGGCGACACCGCGGCCGCTGTCGCACAAGCTGTTGGAACGCCCCCGGATGCTGGCGCGGATCCGGTCACTCGTCCCGGACCCCGATCGCGCCCACCTCGTCCCCTTCATGGCGACGTGGGCCGACAGGGAACTGGCGATGCGCCTCGGGATCCCGATGTACGGAGCCGACCCGAGGGACTCCCATCTCGGAACGAAGTCGGCGGGACGCAAGCTCTTCGCCGAGGTCGGGATCGACCATCCGATCGGCCGGGAAGATCTGAACAGACAAGCGGATGTGGCAGATGCCATCGTCTCGATGCGAGCCGAGCGGCCGGGCATCGAGTCGGCGATCGCCAAACACAACGAAGGTGTCTCCGGATTCGGGAACGCCACGATCGACCTGCGCGACCTCCCGCCGGCCGGCCACCCCGATGAACGGAGCGCCGTCGAGGCACGAGTGCGGTCCCTGGCGATCGAGATGCCGGGCGCCACCGCCGACAACTACTTCGAGGTGCTCGCCCACGAAGGCGGGATCGTCGAAGAGAGGATCGTCGCAGACGAGATTCGCAGCCCGAGCGTCCAGCTCCGCATCACACCACTCGGCGACGTCGAGTTGCTGTCGACGCACGATCAGGTCCTCGGGGGGCCGACCGGCCAGATGTTCCTCGGTTCCCGCTTCCCCGCCGAAAGGGGCTACGCCGGGCTGATCAGCAACGACGCACGCAGGGTCGGCGAGCGGCTGGCCGACCTCGGGGTGATCGGACGCTTTGCCATCGACTTCGTGGTGACTCGCTCGGGAGGGGGCCGGTGGTCGTCGCATGCCATCGAGCTGAACCTCCGCAAGGGGGGCACGACCCACCCCTTCTTGACACTGCAGTTCCTCACAGACGGTGCCTACGACGGCACGTCCGGGGTGTTCCACGCACCGAGTGGACAGGCCAAGCACTACATGGCCTCCGACCACGTCGAGGCCGACGGGCTGCGAAGATTCACACCGCACGACGTGATCGACATGGCCCTGCTGGGCGGGCTCCACTTCGACCAGGCCCGCCAGGTCGGCTCGGTGTTCCACATGTTGAGCGCCCTTCCTGCGCACGGGCGGCTCGGCGTGACCAGTGTCGGCGACTCGCCGGAGGACGCCCAGCAGCGCTACGACGAGGCGGTCGGCGCCCTCCTCGATGAAGCAGCTCAAGAAGCCGACGAGGCCGGTCGCTGA
- a CDS encoding PhnD/SsuA/transferrin family substrate-binding protein has translation MAELRVGTFLAPNMMPVYEAITETIARRLGTTAELVVETSYENCATDVNDVCFVCSLPYVMFEREGISPSLPTAAPVLTGARFGGKPIYFSDVIVRAESGFGSFLDLRGCRWAYNEPLSQSGYGITRYHLVTLGETNGFFGDVIEAGYHETAIEMVRDGEVDGAAIDCQVLAVAVREHPDLTETLRVVETLGPSTIQPIGVSRRLGEAVRASIRDALVTMHEDRHLAARLAHGFIERLVPVEASSYDDIRAMVDECERAGFMRLR, from the coding sequence ATGGCTGAACTACGCGTCGGGACATTCCTCGCCCCCAACATGATGCCCGTGTACGAGGCGATCACCGAGACGATCGCGCGGCGCCTCGGCACGACGGCCGAGCTCGTCGTCGAGACCTCGTACGAGAATTGCGCAACCGACGTCAACGACGTGTGCTTCGTGTGCAGCCTCCCGTACGTCATGTTCGAGCGCGAGGGAATCTCACCATCCCTCCCGACGGCGGCACCGGTACTGACCGGGGCGCGCTTCGGAGGCAAGCCGATCTACTTCTCGGACGTGATCGTCCGTGCCGAGAGCGGCTTCGGATCATTCCTCGACCTGCGTGGGTGCCGGTGGGCCTACAACGAGCCGCTCTCCCAATCCGGGTACGGCATCACCCGCTACCACCTCGTGACCCTCGGCGAGACGAACGGCTTCTTCGGTGACGTCATCGAGGCCGGCTATCACGAGACGGCGATCGAGATGGTCCGCGACGGCGAGGTCGACGGCGCCGCCATCGACTGCCAGGTGCTCGCCGTCGCGGTGCGGGAGCACCCCGATCTCACCGAGACGCTCCGGGTCGTCGAGACGCTCGGTCCGTCGACGATCCAGCCGATCGGCGTGTCGAGACGGCTCGGCGAAGCGGTACGCGCCTCCATCCGCGATGCCCTCGTCACGATGCACGAAGACCGTCACCTCGCCGCCCGCTTGGCGCACGGCTTCATCGAGCGCCTTGTGCCGGTCGAAGCGTCCTCGTACGACGACATCAGGGCGATGGTCGACGAGTGCGAGCGAGCCGGTTTCATGCGATTGCGTTGA
- the modA gene encoding molybdate ABC transporter substrate-binding protein yields MRLRIACLLTLAVIAACAGSDTRDRLLVSAAASLTDAFRDIESAFETDHPDVDVVLNLGATSALREQILEGAPVDVFASANTANMGAVVDAGAVDGEPSIFAINRLEIAVPTSNPAGVTGLSDFARDELLIGLCAEAVPCGDFARQALANGGVTPRIDTNEPDVRALLTKIEAGELDAAIVYATDVLSASGSVEGVAIPDEDNVPAEYPIAVLRDAPNPEVAKAFVAFVHSNAGREILATYGFGPR; encoded by the coding sequence ATGAGACTTCGAATCGCCTGTCTGCTGACGCTCGCGGTGATCGCGGCATGCGCAGGCTCAGATACCCGCGACCGGCTGCTCGTTTCGGCCGCCGCCTCGCTCACCGACGCGTTTCGTGACATCGAATCGGCGTTCGAGACAGATCACCCAGACGTCGATGTCGTGCTCAACCTCGGAGCCACCTCCGCCCTCCGTGAGCAGATCCTCGAAGGAGCCCCGGTCGATGTCTTCGCCTCAGCCAACACGGCGAACATGGGTGCGGTGGTCGACGCCGGGGCGGTCGACGGCGAGCCGAGCATCTTCGCGATCAACCGGCTCGAGATCGCCGTTCCCACCAGTAACCCTGCCGGCGTGACCGGCCTCTCCGATTTCGCCAGAGACGAACTGCTGATCGGGCTGTGCGCCGAGGCCGTACCGTGCGGTGACTTCGCTCGGCAGGCGTTGGCGAACGGTGGAGTGACGCCCAGGATCGACACGAACGAGCCGGACGTGCGCGCCTTGCTGACCAAGATCGAAGCGGGCGAGCTGGACGCCGCCATCGTGTACGCCACCGACGTTCTCTCGGCTAGTGGCAGCGTCGAAGGCGTCGCCATCCCGGACGAGGACAACGTCCCGGCCGAGTACCCGATCGCGGTGCTGCGCGACGCCCCGAACCCTGAAGTCGCCAAGGCGTTCGTGGCGTTCGTGCACTCAAACGCCGGTCGTGAGATCCTCGCAACCTACGGCTTCGGCCCACGATGA